A section of the Nitrospirota bacterium genome encodes:
- a CDS encoding TraR/DksA C4-type zinc finger protein, producing MMTNKKKEELKKMLLEKKRVIWNDVKEKLFEQLGREYKKEMDTALDEGDKALTDLAEETGLTLIDLRKDTLEKIEHALQKLEEGSYGICADCDTEISEARLKALPFAVYCIECKQKREELEQIEKERERFGSSSHHEVGEEML from the coding sequence ATGATGACAAATAAGAAGAAAGAGGAACTGAAAAAGATGCTGCTCGAAAAGAAACGTGTAATCTGGAATGATGTGAAAGAAAAGCTCTTTGAACAGCTCGGCAGAGAATATAAAAAGGAGATGGACACTGCTCTTGATGAAGGTGATAAGGCACTCACAGACCTTGCTGAGGAGACAGGTCTTACGCTTATAGATCTGAGAAAAGATACTCTTGAAAAGATTGAACATGCGCTTCAGAAACTTGAAGAGGGTTCTTATGGTATTTGTGCGGATTGTGATACAGAGATCAGTGAGGCACGTTTGAAGGCGCTCCCGTTTGCAGTTTATTGCATTGAATGTAAGCAGAAGAGAGAGGAACTTGAACAGATTGAAAAAGAACGCGAACGGTTCGGCTCTTCATCACATCATGAGGTTGGGGAGGAGATGCTATAG